The following coding sequences are from one Aethina tumida isolate Nest 87 chromosome 2, icAetTumi1.1, whole genome shotgun sequence window:
- the LOC109605250 gene encoding uncharacterized protein LOC109605250: protein MQSLIFILFLGAAVAAPSNEDYDYYYDYFGSSQQIDEKIKDDIERELYGFEFGLALGGTIFDLDLNQLEHSLCDRLYENAQIIFRNDSGVLRLNSQPVKEQISSMLSYLNKTPLKNFTDLVLVTLGKALLEQLRIAIEWADRVIAVPIYVIQELHRLHSKMFQDAVLEAKSYWRFTRTALMMFGFDVDGIVEHIRDVLLGYY, encoded by the exons ATGCAGTCTTTGATATTT attttgttCTTGGGTGCAGCAGTTGCTGCCCCAAGTAATGAAGATTACGATTACTACTACGACTATTTTGGTTCATCACAACAAATCGACGAGAAAATAAAAGACGACATAGAACGTGAGCTTTATGGGTTCGAATTCGGCCTGGCACTAGGGGGAACAATATTTGATTTGGACTTAAATCAGTTGGAACACTCACTATGCGACAGACTTTACGAGAACGCCCAAATAATATTCAGAAACGACTCCGGTGTGCTACGATTGAACAGCCAACCTGTAAAAGAACAAATTTCGTCCATGttgagttatttaaataagacacCACTGAAGAATTTCACCGATCTGGTACTGGTAACGTTGGGGAAAGCTCTTCTAGAACAACTAAGGATTGCAATAGAATGGGCAGACAGAGTGATAGCGGTGCCGATTTATGTCATTCAGGAGTTGCACAGATTGCACTCGAAGATGTTCCAGGACGCTGTCCTGGAGGCCAAGTCTTACTGGAGGTTCACCAGGACTGCTCTGATGATGTTCGGGTTTGATGTTGATGGCATCGTCGAACACATTAGAGATGTCCTTTTGGGATACTATTAG
- the LOC109608251 gene encoding exonuclease mut-7 homolog, whose amino-acid sequence MYNQRGRGRGRGYRTQRSNEGLHNVNSTQGLPPQKPPKRNISKHDNNCCTDVSFSLELEEAENVFFKDLKTIWSMLKICPHVINKLHQFFNTCYNPYVQVLRLVYNCQEFSNVKPKSLPHFIIDEFRNWAATNRNGIVHLLTPQVKLDAFKVISKQNSTILKSIVIECFELKQDNEMFLDSVKCLIEKKQYREACQYAALLYLHDKFKIEDFLIPLVLQDKFFAIEEFLEKSPQHQSELILWCDSILGNHSVKDALGAYFIMNGIPDIKLEKLHAKPWKKMMTKFVKTYKIPSDMTPNLVKRRNEGAVQFILYKKFIEKAFSDESYKEMIQEAVGNDEEMQKELVYQVCSFNELNEALRWAHFYNISRDAWPYGLRIFEENPEGDRPQSPKQEDNWDDEIIQKNIEYHKFSKTFDSIRLIDTEQTFRSFLDKGLNDVEVVGLDCEWKPSFGHKTNELALMQIATRRCVFIIDIVNLGNKVPHLWKELGNLLFNNHNILKLGFSFSGDFSLIRQTLKDITFSLKDEFLDLCSLWKQLDKYPMIKLPFEVSSGGPSLTTLVQHCFGKPLDKSEQFSNWEKRPLRQNQLMYAALDAHVLIEVFDVLRDLFQKAGCNFDEVCFQTMGSDHKLKKKSKNANKKKMYASKASTPQPPSPIVSPVKPDQIKLVCDTMLQGLGKHLRRIGVDCAILQNHEDHKECVRFSQDENRFILSRGNIYNMLSGYVPQGYCLNVISDDVDEQLKQVIDYYKIQVSKDYVFSRCCICNGNSFIKVSRSTMHALINSSRSKLSGPTDYFEEEAFGYSSDEEAFEPSLPVSATRKWDLYSDEKLDVGLCKTKLGAVIQVLNIPNTVLKKNDLFYVCEECGKVFWDGSHFEAVLQGRLKGVVH is encoded by the exons ATGTACAATCAGAGAGGTAGAGGCCGAGGAAGGGGTTACAGAACTCAAAGAAGTAATGAGGGGCTGCACAATGTGAACTCAACGCAAGGGCTTCCGCCGCAGAAACCGCCGAAAAGGAACATATCAAAACACGACAATAATTGCTGCACTGACGTCAGTTTCTCCCTGGAACTTGAGGAGGctgaaaatgtgttttttaaggACCTTAAAACCATATGGTCAATGT TGAAAATCTGCCCCCATGTGATAAACAAACTGCATCAGTTCTTCAATACTTGCTATAATCCCTATGTACAAGTTCTAAGACTGGTTTATAATTGTCAGGAATTTTCCAATGTTAAGCCTAAATCTCTAccacattttataatagatGAGTTCAGGAACTGGGCTGCAACAAATCGGAATGGGATTGTGCATTTGCTCACACCACAAGTTAAATTGGATGCGTTCAAAGTGATTTCAAAACAGAAttctactattttaaaatcaatagtgATAGAATGTTTTGAACTAAAGCAAGACAATGAAATGTTTCTGGATAGTGTTAAGTGTTTGATAGAAAAGAAGCAATATAGAGAG gcTTGCCAATATGCAGCCCTCCTGTATTTacatgacaaatttaaaatagaagacTTCCTGATTCCCCTTGTGCTCCAAGACAAATTTTTCGCCATTGAGGAGTTTTTGGAGAAGAGCCCCCAGCACCAGTCCGAATTGATACTATGGTGCGACTCCATTCTAGGAAATCATTCCGTCAAAGACGCCCTCGGCGCCTATTTCAT CATGAACGGCATTCCCGACATAAAACTGGAGAAGTTACACGCCAAACCGTGGAAGAAAATGATGACGAAATTCGTGAAAACCTATAAAATTCCATCGGATATGACACCAAATTTGGTTAAAAGACGGAATGAAGGTGCAGTGCAGTTCATTCTTTACAAGAAGTTCATCGAGAAGGCCTTCAGCGACGAGAGCTACAAGGAAATGATACAGGAGGCGGTCGGGAATGACGAGGAAATGCAGAAGGAGCTGGTCTACCAAGTGTGTTCATTTAACGAGCTAAACGAGGCCCTGAGGTGGgcccatttttataatataagcaGGGACGCGTGGCCCTACGGGCTGCGCATATTCGAGGAGAATCCTGAAGGCGatag GCCCCAATCCCCTAAACAAGAAGATAACTGGGACGACgagataatacaaaaaaacataGAGTATCACAAATTTTCCAAAACCTTTGATTCCATTCGTCTTATTGACACGGAACAGACGTTCCGCAGTTTCTTGGATAAGGGATTGAAC GATGTTGAAGTTGTTGGCCTGGACTGCGAGTGGAAGCCCAGTTTCGGCCATAAAACCAACGAATTAGCCCTGATGCAAATTGCCACAAGGAGATGTGTCTTTATCATTGACATTGTCAATTTAGGAAACAAAGTACCCCATTTATGGAAGGAACTAGGCAATCTTTTGTTCAATAACCACAACATTCTTAAATTAG GTTTCAGTTTTAGTGGTGACTTTTCTTTAATTAGGCAGACGTTAAAGGATATTACTTTTTCGCTCAAAGACGAatttttggatttgtgttCACTTTGGAAGCAATTAGACAAATATCCTATGATTAAATTGCCTTTTGAAG TTAGTAGTGGTGGTCCAAGTCTAACGACGTTAGTACAACATTGCTTCGGTAAACCACTGGACAAATCGGAGCAGTTCTCCAACTGGGAGAAGCGTCCCTTGCGTCAAAACCAGCTGATGTACGCCGCACTGGACGCCCACGTCCTGATCGAAGTCTTCGACGTGCTTCGCGATCTGTTCCAAAAGGCCGGCTGCAATTTCGACGAGGTCTGCTTCCAGACGATGGGAAGCGACCACAAGTTGAAAAAGAAATCGAAGAACGCCAACAAGAAAAAG ATGTATGCGTCGAAGGCGTCGACGCCGCAGCCCCCCAGTCCTATCGTGTCGCCAGTCAAGCCCGACCAAATAAAACTAGTCTGTGATACGATGCTCCAGGGACTCGGTAAGCACCTGAGACGCATCGGGGTGGACTGCGCAATACTGCAGAACCACGAGGACCACAAGGAGTGCGTAAGGTTTTCGCAGGACGAAAACCGTTTCATCCTCTCCCGGGGCAACATATATAACATG TTATCCGGTTACGTGCCTCAGGGCTACTGCCTGAACGTCATCAGCGACGACGTGGACGAGCAGCTCAAGCAAGTGATCGACTACTACAAAATCCAGGTGTCAAAGGACTATGTGTTCAGCAGATGTTGCATCTGTAACGGCAACAGCTTCATTAAGGTGTCCCGGTCGACGATGCACGCGCTCATCAATTCCAGCAGGAGCAAGCTGAGCGGACCTACCGACTACTTCGAGGAGGAGGCGTTCGGCTACTCCAGCGACGAAGAGGCCTTCGAACCCAGTCTTCCTGTTTCGGCGACAAGAAAATGGGACTTGT attcagACGAGAAATTGGACGTGGGATTGTGCAAGACTAAGCTGGGGGCAGTGATCCAGGTGTTGAACATACCTAACACAGTACTTAAAAAAAACGATCTGTTTTACGTTTGCGAGGAGTGCGGTAAAGTGTTTTGGGATGGTTCGCATTTCGAGGCAGTCCTGCAAGGGAGACTTAAAGGGGTTGTGCATTGA
- the LOC126264538 gene encoding small proline-rich protein 2I-like yields MSPKNFVVLFLATLCTFKIVEAGCCGGCRQYGFAFDDGEDLCSPQVKSCPMVVRPQELPKPAAFPQIAKPCPCSCTRAVVQPAYVYVVPPPAPTCKCTCKCTCGCGSYY; encoded by the exons ATGTCACCAAAGAATTTTGTCGTTTTGTTCCTGGCAACTCTCTGCACCTTCAAAatt GTTGAAGCTGGTTGTTGTGGTGGCTGTAGACAGTACGGCTTCGCCTTCGACGATGGTGAAGACCTTTGCTCACCACAAGTTAAATCATGTCCCATGGTAGTACGTCCACAAGAACTTCCCAAACCTGCAGCGTTCCCCCAAATTGCCAAGCCATGTCCATGCTCTTGTACCAGGGCTGTGGTCCAGCCAGCTTACGTGTACGTGGTACCACCTCCAGCTCCAACGTGCAAGTGTACCTGCAAGTGTACTTGTGGATGTGgatcttattattaa
- the LOC109605243 gene encoding uncharacterized protein LOC109605243, with the protein MERNFRIDLDLSNYYSDHRCKARLFINDTISRIKDLEKKISCLFEIKDFHLLCQNNYLPSFEDIRVLQKDDVIRVVSNDPEVNTKPKKKRKTEIIEEVVLNKEEKKSKKRKSKSEVAPIDEPQENECLSPKKKKNRKSVHISEVSTEKFSSTEDVNKDSKKRKSKKNTDSLGCPVEDMESQDQLVKSSNKNGSVREQVVENEAQKLNDESQAMLSEHCYGNKQSEKNVPINVDQNFNTKILSVSLPQGKIVRHYRKRISVPTMTDEYLKDKKVNIVKIERVDVANKSLKMDVDDNFSNESTESNDSEECHTTKSALIDNQECSTSLNHDQDMVTPHSSEVLSSKAGNKECTPSPNHDQDLVTTDSSEESSSNSEEVSNKSNPRDKLSKTSYFGDMEISPVPPGNTGIAPFSKLGTPMVTGFENCKTPFFGKDHQPSLFITSHNDSNARSEEQGDDSVFLRNLTLERSTNSPDSKLNQSFPVTESDLSRYRLSGVGLLLDQLRKETPFKHSSSVSDSLRSVNSQDDDKVDDSAETKRRKRVRKRRKRCPPSAAKPELPIGKPVPVMKAQLTGGTPKVHIRFNEDDHSFNLPTPIEEDGSVVSNSDHTAELESNKSSNNLPKVKIDNGAASISDEPMDNSLLNEAKVIKEESFTAPKIIDTITINDSIEESHFQLNQDFMLDEKKILSQPLMSNTLPRVSDVIAFKTLKINDDYTPTISKYIAGNVLKFDSVTKELVCKIIYGLDQCEIPQGKFSLELTEDEPVIPDNDIRKFKWSHLIEPRLLYP; encoded by the exons ATGGAAAGGAATTTCCGAATAGATTTAGACTTAAGCAATTATTACAGTGATCACAGATGTAAGGCTAGattgtttataaatgataCCATCAGCCGTATAAAAGATTTggagaaaaaaataagttgtttgtttgaaattaaagattttcatTTGCTGTGTCAGAACAATTACTTACCATCTTTTGAAGACATCAGGGTTTTACAAAAGGATGATGTTATAAG AGTTGTTTCTAATGATCCAGAAGTAAATACAAAGCCAAAAAAGAAgcgtaaaactgaaataattgaagaagttgttttaaataaggaagagaaaaaatcgaaaaagaGAAAAAGCAAGTCCGAAGTAGCTCCTATTGATGAACCCCAAGAAAATGAATGCCTGTCcccaaaaaagaagaaaaacagGAAGTCGGTTCATATTTCTGAGGTCAGCACTGAAAAATTTTCAAGTACTGAAGATGTTAATAAGGATTCTAAGAAAAGAAAGAGTAAGAAAAATACAGATTCTCTTGGGTGTCCTGTGGAAGATATGGAATCACAAGATCAACTTGTTAAAAGCAGTAATAAAAATGGGTCAGTTAGAGAACAAGTAGTTGAAAATGAGGCTCAAAAACTTAATGATGAGTCTCAAGCAATGTTAAGTGAACATTGTTATGGGAATAAGCAAAGTGAAAAGAATGTTCCTATAAATGTggatcaaaattttaacactaagaTTTTAAGTGTGTCACTTCCACAAGGTAAAATAGTGCGtcattacagaaagaggatttCTGTTCCAACTATGAcagatgaatatttaaaagacaaaaaagttaacattgttaaaattgagCGAGTTGATGTCGCCAATAAAAGTCTCAAAATGGATGTTGATGATAATTTTTCGAACGAATCTACAGAGTCAAATGATTCGGAAGAATGTCACACAACCAAATCTGCACTAATTGATAACCAAGAATGCTCAACTTCTCTTAATCATGATCAGGACATGGTGACACCTCATAGTTCAGAGGTGTTATCATCTAAAGCTGGGAACAAAGAGTGCACACCTTCCCCTAATCATGATCAGGACCTGGTAACAACTGACAGTTCAGAAGAGTCATCATCTAATTCTGAGGAGGTTTCTAATAAATCCAACCCAAGAGACAAGTTATCGAAAACGAGCTACTTTGGTGACATGGAAATATCCCCCGTTCCACCCGGAAACACCGGAATTGCCCCATTTTCCAAACTGGGCACCCCCATGGTAACAGGCTTTGAAAACTGTAAGACGCCTTTCTTTGGCAAAGATCATCAGCCCTCACTTTTCATAACGAGCCACAACGATTCCAACGCAAGGAGCGAAGAACAGGGTGACGACTCCGTATTCTTGAGAAACCTAACGTTGGAACGGTCAACCAATTCCCCAGATTCTAAGCTGAACCAGAGCTTCCCCGTAACCGAAAGTGACTTGTCCAGATATCGCCTCTCCGGTGTGGGGCTGTTGTTGGACCAGTTGAGGAAGGAGACTCCGTTTAAACACTCCTCGAGTGTCAGCGACTCACTACGCAGTGTAAATTCGCAGGACGATGATAAGGTTGATGATTCGGCGGAGACAAAACGGCGGAAACGGGTCAGGAAAAGGAGGAAGAGGTGCCCTCCGTCTGCGGCGAAGCCTGAGCTTCCAATTGGTAAGCCCGTGCCGGTTATGAAGGCCCAACTAACCGGTGGGACTCCCAAG GTTCACATAAGGTTTAATGAAGACGATCACTCTTTTAATTTACCGACTCCCATTGAAGAGGACGGCAGTGTGGTGAGTAATTCTGACCACACTGCTGAACTGGAGTCGAATAAATCTAGTAATAACTTGCCTAAAGTCAAAATTGACAATGGGGCTGCATCCATTTCTGATGAACCAATGGATAATTCATTGTTGAATGAAGCTAAAGTAATTAAAGAAGAGAGTTTTACTGCCCCTAAAATCATTGATACAATCACAATTAATGATAGCATTGAAGAATCTCATTTCCAACTCAATCAGGACTTTATGCTGGAcgagaaaaaaattttgtcaCAGCCTTTGATGTCCAATACACTTCCCAGAGTGTCAGACGTGATTGCATTTAAG ACGTTGAAAATTAATGACGACTACACCCCCACAATATCTAAGTACATAGCAGGAAATGTTCTTAAATTTGATTCTGTAACCAAAGAATTAgtctgtaaaattattt ATGGATTGGATCAATGTGAAATTCCTCAAGGAAAGTTTTCGTTGGAGCTGACAGAAGATGAACCAGTCATTCCTGATAATGACATAAGAAAGTTCAAGTGGTCACATTTGATAGAACCCAGACTGTTATatccttaa
- the LOC109606767 gene encoding procathepsin L-like — MKLQLVCLFVSIACAFATPILNVDHEWSNFKLKHGKEYATPDEETKRQTIFTQSLKLIEEHNKKYEEGLVTFSLSVNQFSDMSDEEISMRKGLLPEANFKDLGIQAKQFQRPENPDLPNELDWNAKGAVTPIKNQGACESCWAFSTTGTLEGAYFLKTGQLTELSEKNLMDCAGPEYGSNSCHRGTYVGALVYVSENGGIDSEESYPYHPVDGECHYDAKDNVFKNVSIKNIYYTEPDNEVDLKIALATMGPIAIAIDSSDRAFQLYKEGVYYNKHCGSVDHGVLLVGYGTENGIDYWLIKNSWGEEWGNKGFGKMARNRCSNCGIASIPFFAELS, encoded by the exons ATGAAGCTACAACTTGTCTGCCTATTTGTAAGCATTGCTTGTGCCTTTGCTACTCCAATCCTCAACGTAGACCATGAATGGTCCAACTTTAAG TTGAAACATGGAAAAGAATACGCCACCCCAGACGAAGAAACCAAACGCCAAACAATCTTCACccaatctttaaaattaatcgaaGAACACAACAAAAAGTACGAAGAAGGTTTGGTAACATTCTCTCTGAGCGTCAACCAATTCAGCGACATGTCAGATGAGGAAATATCAATGAGAAAAGGTCTGCTCCCCGAAGCCAACTTCAAAGATCTCGGAATACAGGCTAAACAATTCCAACGTCCGGAGAATCCGGATCTACCCAACGAACTGGACTGGAACGCCAAAGGGGCTGTCACCCCGATAAAAAACCAAGGAGCTTGTGAGTCGTGCTGGGCTTTTTCCACC ACCGGTACGTTAGAAGGGGCGTATTTCCTTAAAACCGGCCAACTGACGGAACTCAGCGAGAAAAATCTTATGGACTGCGCTGGTCCGGAATACGGAAGCAACAGTTGCCACAGGGGCACTTACGTTGGAGCTTTGGTGTACGTCAGCGAAAATGGAGGCATTGATTCGGAGGAGTCCTACCCTTATCACCCTGTTGACGGAGAATGCCACTACGATGCTAAGGACAATGTTTTCAAGAATGTTTCTATTAAGAACATCTACTACACAGAACCCGACAACGAGGTTGACCTCAAGATTGCCCTTGCTACCATGGGTCCAATTGCCATTGCCATCGATTCCTCTGACAGAGCTTTCCAGCTGTACAAAGAAGGTGTCTATTACAACAAACACTGTGGAAGTGTTGACCATGGTGTGCTGCTGGTTGGCTACGGCACAGAAAATGGTATTGATTATTGGCTGATTAAGAACTCATGGGGTGAGGAATGGGGTAATAAAGGATTTGGTAAAATGGCAAGGAACAGATGCAGCAACTGTGGTATTGCTTCTATTCCATTCTTTGCTGAACTTTCATAA
- the LOC109605244 gene encoding pupal cuticle protein 20 codes for MKLIIIASLIGVALSARLDTSYLPPRGGGGFGGRPFGGGGGGFGGGGGGGANIPIIRYDNNPNQGDGSYNYAYETGNGISAEERGHLKPGPGPEGAETAEGSFSYTAPDGQRISLQYVADENGFRPVGSHLPTPPPIPDAILRSLQLARTDGGGGGGYDGDGSGQYRPSNAYVPPRTSYSSSGGYNY; via the exons ATGAAATTA ATAATAATAGCCAGCCTAATAGGAGTGGCCCTTAGCGCCCGCCTCGACACCTCGTACCTGCCGCCGAGGGGAGGCGGTGGCTTCGGTGGCAGGCCTTTCGGCGGCGGCGGGGGCGGCTTTGGAGGCGGAGGGGGCGGCGGCGCCAACATACCGATCATACGCTACGACAACAACCCCAACCAGGGCGACGGCAGCTACAACTACGCCTACGAAACGGGCAACG GGATAAGCGCAGAGGAGAGGGGCCACCTCAAACCGGGGCCGGGGCCGGAAGGTGCGGAGACTGCCGAGGGTTCTTTCTCGTACACCGCTCCGGACGGCCAAAGAATTAGTCTACAGTATGTGGCCGATGAAAACGGCTTCAGGCCCGTCGGATCTCATTTGCCCACTCCTCCCCCAATTCCGGACGCAATACTCAG GTCTTTACAATTGGCAAGGACTGACGGCGGTGGCGGTGGAGGGTACGACGGTGACGGCAGCGGACAGTACCGTCCATCCAATGCCTACGTACCACCCAGAACTTCATACAGCTCGTCGGGAGGCTACAATTACTAG